A stretch of the Halorussus salinus genome encodes the following:
- a CDS encoding DUF58 domain-containing protein — protein MTRTRVPRWRGALAGTLLLTTLGLLYAEARLFAAAAIPLAYVAVGALSSLSGASEPEIERALAPSSPPPGGEVEVTLTVRNLGESALADVRVVDGVPDELVVSSGSPRAAFALRPGEERTLSYSVVAKRGEYEFGDPAVRARTTSATDRVTTAVEASGETTLSCTRSVADPPFGRASPRRVGTHTTDSGGEGIEFHSTREYRPGDPISRIDWRRFAKSGELTTVRFREERAARTVVVVDARPVARTTPSAAYPNGAALATYAGERLYDALTGAGVATSVTAVGLDADDVTGDFPADDLPWADADGPGSARLVFDAAGRAADRDDSGHVPTDGTDPLDRPAVTASGGDSASGADAGPSRVAATADGGHPTGGQPAESPGDATTRRLLARLPADAQVVLVSPVADDWPRSLAESLSARGHDLVVLSPDVAGDSTGESAQSGSATGDSPGRAVAATRRAMRLWDLRTAGATTVDWDVDDPLGIALERSLRRLL, from the coding sequence GTGACCCGAACTCGCGTCCCGCGGTGGCGCGGCGCGCTGGCCGGGACGCTCCTGTTGACGACGCTGGGCCTGCTGTACGCCGAGGCGCGACTGTTCGCGGCCGCCGCGATTCCGCTGGCCTACGTCGCCGTCGGCGCGCTGTCGTCGCTGTCGGGCGCGTCGGAACCCGAGATAGAGCGCGCCCTCGCGCCGAGCAGTCCGCCGCCGGGCGGCGAGGTCGAGGTGACGCTGACGGTGCGCAATTTGGGCGAGTCGGCGCTCGCGGACGTGCGCGTCGTGGACGGCGTGCCCGACGAACTGGTGGTGAGTTCGGGGTCACCGCGGGCGGCGTTCGCGCTCCGGCCCGGCGAAGAGCGGACGCTCTCGTACTCGGTCGTCGCCAAGCGCGGCGAGTACGAGTTCGGCGACCCCGCGGTCCGAGCGCGGACGACCAGCGCGACCGACCGGGTGACGACCGCGGTCGAAGCGTCGGGCGAGACGACCCTCTCGTGTACGCGGTCGGTCGCGGACCCGCCGTTCGGGCGGGCCTCGCCGCGCCGGGTCGGGACCCACACCACCGACTCGGGCGGCGAGGGAATCGAGTTCCACTCGACGCGCGAGTACCGACCGGGCGACCCCATCAGTCGCATCGACTGGCGGCGCTTCGCCAAGTCGGGCGAGTTGACCACGGTCCGGTTCCGCGAGGAGCGCGCGGCCAGAACCGTCGTCGTGGTTGACGCCCGGCCGGTCGCCCGGACGACGCCGAGCGCGGCCTACCCCAACGGCGCGGCGCTGGCGACCTACGCCGGAGAACGACTCTACGACGCGCTGACCGGCGCTGGCGTGGCGACGAGCGTCACCGCGGTCGGTCTCGACGCCGACGACGTGACCGGCGACTTCCCGGCCGACGACCTGCCGTGGGCCGACGCCGACGGGCCGGGGAGCGCGCGCCTCGTCTTCGACGCGGCGGGGCGGGCGGCCGACCGCGACGACTCCGGTCACGTCCCGACCGACGGAACCGACCCGCTCGACCGTCCGGCGGTGACGGCTTCCGGCGGCGACTCGGCTAGCGGGGCGGATGCCGGGCCGAGTCGAGTCGCCGCGACCGCGGATGGAGGCCACCCGACGGGCGGCCAGCCAGCCGAGTCGCCGGGCGACGCGACGACGCGGCGACTCCTCGCGCGCCTGCCCGCCGACGCGCAGGTCGTCCTCGTCTCGCCCGTGGCCGACGACTGGCCGCGGTCGCTCGCCGAATCGCTGTCCGCGCGCGGCCACGACCTCGTGGTGTTGAGTCCCGACGTAGCGGGCGATTCGACCGGCGAATCCGCCCAGTCGGGGAGCGCGACCGGCGACTCGCCCGGCCGGGCGGTCGCCGCGACGCGCCGCGCGATGCGGCTCTGGGACCTCCGGACCGCCGGGGCGACGACGGTCGATTGGGACGTGGACGACCCGCTCGGTATCGCGCTCGAACGCTCGCTGCGGAGGCTCCTCTGA
- a CDS encoding DUF7519 family protein — translation MIDEHDDPTDLSETNWTPTTASSAVVLLGTAGGVAALTATVGVVKGALAAAAGAVCLAAALWLLTWDDWRVPARLAASLLVVPAGAAIAAGVGYETLVAFARSFPASSPTRVVGESLRILGVLAVLVGSTVAVLGAAASVRSVATSRSLSQLLDAANRVTVPPLLLSLALGGHAVLTNFDVGLAGIVGDFVSEATEWLLAPSGDGIHLLSFVLLAVAATLASYLAVRDLPTEELAGEAAIADVRVADIAAGLRRTLGRLAGVGLLALPVAFLVEAAASVSAGPAVPPESVRSGLLVVTGSAGLRSLLWWVALVAGALAAVAALVRRSSRAETDELLVGYAPFLAGLTVVAGVRVAHRPLLDALVGFVAGRLDAPLAGQFRDLSGSVVTFYGSETVVLGLTAGLLLLAVAGVFALWVAFAVGFVTDRVAGPALAGGGLFVAAAFAGTVSAPTWLVFGSLVAALVVWDAGEFAATLGSEVGRRAPTRRVELLHALGALAVGTCGALAAGALAWGLPAGGRGETGGLSVALLAAVAGVVLLVTALR, via the coding sequence ATGATAGACGAACACGACGACCCGACGGACCTCTCGGAGACGAACTGGACGCCGACGACGGCGAGCAGTGCGGTCGTGCTACTCGGTACCGCGGGCGGTGTCGCGGCCCTGACCGCGACGGTCGGAGTCGTGAAGGGCGCGCTCGCGGCCGCGGCGGGTGCGGTCTGTCTCGCGGCGGCGCTCTGGTTGCTGACGTGGGACGACTGGCGCGTGCCCGCGAGGCTGGCGGCGAGCCTCTTGGTCGTCCCGGCGGGCGCGGCGATAGCGGCGGGCGTCGGCTACGAGACGCTGGTCGCGTTCGCGCGGTCGTTTCCCGCGTCGTCACCGACGCGGGTGGTCGGCGAGAGCCTCCGGATTCTGGGCGTGCTGGCGGTTCTGGTGGGAAGTACGGTCGCCGTACTCGGCGCGGCCGCGTCGGTGCGGAGCGTCGCCACCTCGCGGAGTCTCTCGCAACTCCTCGACGCGGCGAACCGCGTGACGGTCCCGCCGCTGTTGCTGTCGCTCGCGCTCGGCGGCCACGCGGTCCTGACGAACTTCGACGTTGGGTTGGCCGGAATCGTCGGCGATTTCGTGAGCGAGGCGACCGAGTGGCTGCTCGCGCCCTCGGGCGACGGGATTCACCTGTTGTCGTTCGTCCTGCTCGCGGTGGCGGCGACGCTCGCCAGCTATCTCGCGGTCCGCGACCTGCCGACCGAGGAGCTAGCGGGCGAGGCGGCGATAGCCGACGTGCGGGTCGCCGACATCGCGGCGGGGCTTCGGCGCACGCTCGGCCGCCTCGCCGGTGTCGGCTTGCTCGCGCTCCCGGTCGCGTTCCTCGTCGAGGCCGCGGCTTCGGTGTCGGCCGGTCCGGCGGTCCCGCCCGAGTCGGTCCGGTCGGGTCTCCTCGTCGTCACCGGCTCGGCGGGCCTCCGAAGCCTGCTGTGGTGGGTCGCGCTCGTCGCGGGCGCGCTGGCGGCCGTCGCGGCGCTGGTCCGACGCTCGTCGCGGGCGGAGACCGACGAGCTACTGGTCGGCTACGCGCCGTTCCTCGCCGGACTGACCGTCGTCGCGGGGGTCCGGGTCGCCCACCGCCCGCTGTTGGACGCGCTGGTCGGGTTCGTCGCCGGGCGACTCGACGCGCCGCTCGCGGGGCAGTTCCGGGACCTCTCGGGGAGCGTCGTGACCTTCTACGGGAGCGAGACGGTCGTCCTCGGGTTGACCGCGGGACTCCTCTTGCTCGCGGTGGCGGGCGTCTTCGCGCTCTGGGTCGCGTTCGCGGTCGGGTTCGTCACCGACCGGGTGGCCGGTCCGGCGCTCGCGGGCGGCGGCCTGTTCGTCGCCGCGGCGTTCGCCGGGACCGTGAGCGCCCCGACGTGGCTGGTGTTCGGGTCGCTGGTCGCCGCGTTGGTGGTTTGGGACGCCGGGGAGTTCGCGGCGACGCTCGGCTCGGAGGTCGGCCGCCGCGCGCCGACCCGGCGCGTCGAGTTACTCCACGCGCTCGGCGCGCTCGCGGTCGGGACCTGCGGGGCGCTCGCGGCCGGTGCGCTCGCGTGGGGCCTGCCCGCCGGGGGCAGAGGCGAGACGGGCGGCCTGTCGGTCGCGCTGTTGGCCGCCGTCGCTGGCGTGGTCCTGTTGGTGACGGCGCTACGGTGA
- a CDS encoding cytochrome P450, whose protein sequence is MTKRAPARTPPGPDGLPVVGSLPEYARDPFDFERRMHREYGDVVRWKLPGGWMYHLADPDHIERVLVQNNQNYVKGEAFQETLGPVTGNGILNSEGEFWRRQRHLIEPSFHPDRISTYAEMMVDATERATAKWRDGEIRDVHSEMTALTLDIVGRALFGVDLREESETVGEALETVMAGAEFSLTDLLPEEIPTPSRRKFERAVETLDSVVAEIIAERKRNPTEDDVVSMLLAARDEEGEGMTDQQVRDEVMTLLLAGHETTALALTFTFFLLAQNGEVERKLVAELDRELGGDRPTMMDLGDLPYLERVVKESMRLYPPVPGIVREPVEDDRVGDYRIPSGVTVSMSQHVVHRDPRWYDDPMAFRPERWTDDFEQNLPRLAYFPFAAGPRRCIGDRFALLEARLVLATILQEYHLELVSSPALDLRPSITARPKNPVEMTLHERAGTRWDSSAKEPAAADSPADAEEATSDQSATSD, encoded by the coding sequence ATGACGAAGCGAGCGCCCGCACGAACGCCGCCGGGTCCCGACGGCCTCCCCGTGGTGGGGAGTCTGCCCGAGTACGCCCGCGACCCGTTCGACTTCGAGCGTCGGATGCACCGAGAGTACGGCGACGTGGTGCGGTGGAAGCTTCCCGGCGGGTGGATGTACCACCTCGCGGACCCCGACCACATCGAACGCGTCCTCGTGCAGAACAACCAGAACTACGTCAAGGGCGAGGCGTTTCAGGAGACGCTCGGTCCCGTGACCGGCAACGGCATCCTCAACAGCGAGGGCGAGTTCTGGCGGCGACAGCGCCACCTCATCGAACCCTCGTTTCACCCCGACCGTATCTCGACGTACGCCGAGATGATGGTCGATGCGACCGAGCGCGCGACCGCGAAGTGGCGCGACGGCGAGATTCGGGACGTTCACTCGGAGATGACCGCGCTGACCCTCGACATCGTGGGTCGGGCGCTGTTCGGCGTGGACCTGCGCGAGGAGTCCGAGACGGTCGGCGAGGCGCTGGAGACGGTGATGGCCGGAGCCGAGTTCTCGCTGACCGACCTCCTGCCCGAGGAGATACCGACGCCGAGTCGCCGGAAGTTCGAGCGGGCCGTCGAGACGCTGGACAGCGTGGTCGCCGAAATCATCGCCGAGCGCAAGCGCAACCCCACGGAGGACGACGTGGTGTCGATGCTGTTGGCCGCGCGCGACGAGGAAGGCGAGGGGATGACCGACCAACAGGTCCGCGACGAGGTGATGACGCTCCTGCTGGCGGGCCACGAGACGACCGCGCTGGCGCTGACGTTCACGTTCTTCCTGCTGGCCCAGAATGGCGAGGTCGAGCGCAAGTTAGTCGCCGAACTGGACCGCGAACTCGGCGGCGACCGCCCGACGATGATGGACTTGGGCGACCTGCCCTACCTCGAACGAGTCGTCAAGGAGTCGATGCGCCTCTACCCGCCGGTACCGGGCATCGTCCGCGAACCGGTCGAAGACGACCGCGTGGGCGACTACCGGATTCCGTCGGGCGTAACGGTGAGCATGAGCCAGCACGTCGTCCACCGCGACCCGCGGTGGTACGACGACCCGATGGCGTTCAGACCGGAGCGATGGACCGACGACTTCGAGCAGAATCTACCGCGACTCGCCTACTTCCCGTTCGCGGCGGGGCCGCGGCGCTGTATCGGCGACCGGTTCGCCCTGCTGGAGGCCCGCCTCGTGCTGGCGACGATTCTACAGGAGTACCACTTGGAACTGGTCTCCTCGCCTGCGCTCGACCTCCGGCCGAGCATCACCGCCCGGCCGAAGAACCCCGTCGAGATGACGCTTCACGAGCGGGCCGGAACGCGGTGGGACTCCTCGGCGAAAGAACCGGCGGCCGCCGATTCGCCCGCCGACGCGGAGGAAGCTACTTCCGACCAGTCCGCGACCTCGGACTGA
- a CDS encoding zinc ribbon domain-containing protein: MPSQHDTHGDDGCPKCGHTETDVGTISTTGGGLSKMFDIQTNEFQVVSCLNCGYSELYRDTGSTGSDIVDVFLG; encoded by the coding sequence ATGCCCTCCCAACACGATACCCACGGAGACGACGGCTGTCCGAAGTGCGGTCACACCGAGACCGACGTGGGGACCATCTCCACGACTGGCGGCGGTCTCTCGAAGATGTTCGACATCCAGACCAACGAGTTTCAGGTCGTCTCGTGTCTGAACTGCGGCTACTCCGAACTGTATCGGGACACCGGTTCGACGGGAAGCGACATCGTGGACGTGTTCCTCGGCTGA
- a CDS encoding DUF4177 domain-containing protein — MTADTTTRWEYRVVQPPREPSKKEVRDPSGLLDEMAAEGWELDETIDYVGGGTKLLVFRRPATADAEENATDAADRSETTPEDDDE, encoded by the coding sequence ATGACCGCCGACACGACGACTCGCTGGGAGTATCGCGTCGTCCAGCCGCCCCGAGAACCCTCGAAGAAGGAGGTCCGGGACCCGAGCGGACTCCTCGACGAGATGGCCGCCGAAGGGTGGGAACTCGACGAGACCATCGACTACGTGGGCGGCGGGACCAAGCTCCTCGTCTTCCGAAGACCCGCGACCGCGGACGCCGAGGAGAACGCGACCGACGCCGCGGACCGAAGCGAGACGACCCCGGAGGACGACGATGAGTGA
- a CDS encoding ABC transporter permease, producing the protein MGKRLTVAKRELASLRSEKTIVLAILIQLFVAAFSSFLAVGLVSLYDPGSVSNGFVVEFGVTGEAGDDLAPIIEERDGWRAVEYGEEAAAMRAFDRGEIHAVLAVSRTADGRAQVRAIAPDGNVRTTLVVTQIKGVLEAFERHERDRLSSSLERQPVELPPDASSSPYFGFTYTVLVPLLTFLPVFVSGSIAVDAIAEEYDRGTLELLRVTPLTATDIVDGKLLAMGVLAPVQAGAWLALLSFRGTQIANPLEILLLVTGFAVGVVTMGATAALAFRERKQAQFLFSMGVLVVFSSTYLLPESPANAVAKLAIGSPTRITHLSVVAYLAVSLVAFVGLRWVVGERGLGS; encoded by the coding sequence TTGGGTAAGCGCCTCACGGTCGCCAAGCGCGAGTTGGCGTCGCTCCGGAGCGAGAAGACCATCGTGCTGGCCATCCTCATCCAGTTGTTCGTCGCGGCGTTCTCGTCGTTCCTCGCCGTCGGACTGGTCTCGCTGTACGACCCCGGTTCGGTCTCGAACGGCTTCGTCGTGGAGTTCGGCGTGACCGGCGAGGCTGGCGACGACCTCGCGCCGATAATCGAGGAGCGCGACGGCTGGCGCGCGGTCGAGTACGGCGAGGAGGCGGCCGCGATGCGCGCGTTCGACAGGGGTGAGATTCACGCCGTCCTCGCGGTGTCGCGGACCGCCGACGGCAGGGCGCAGGTCCGGGCGATAGCGCCCGACGGCAACGTCCGGACCACGCTCGTCGTGACCCAAATCAAGGGCGTGCTGGAGGCGTTCGAGCGCCACGAGCGCGACCGGCTCAGTTCCAGCTTGGAGCGCCAACCGGTCGAACTCCCGCCCGACGCCTCGTCCAGCCCCTACTTCGGGTTCACCTACACCGTGTTGGTGCCCCTGCTGACTTTTCTGCCGGTGTTCGTCAGCGGCTCCATCGCGGTGGACGCCATCGCCGAGGAGTACGACCGCGGGACCCTCGAACTCCTCCGGGTGACGCCCCTGACCGCGACCGACATCGTGGACGGGAAGCTACTGGCGATGGGGGTCCTCGCGCCGGTGCAGGCGGGCGCGTGGCTGGCGCTGTTGTCGTTCCGCGGGACGCAGATAGCGAATCCGCTGGAAATTCTGCTCCTCGTGACCGGCTTCGCGGTCGGCGTGGTCACGATGGGCGCGACCGCGGCGCTGGCGTTCCGCGAGCGCAAGCAGGCCCAGTTCCTCTTCTCGATGGGCGTGCTGGTCGTGTTCAGTTCGACCTACCTCCTGCCGGAGTCGCCCGCCAACGCGGTGGCGAAGCTCGCCATCGGGAGTCCGACCCGTATCACGCACCTCTCGGTCGTCGCCTATCTGGCCGTCTCGCTGGTCGCGTTCGTCGGCCTTCGATGGGTAGTCGGCGAGCGAGGTCTCGGCTCGTAG
- a CDS encoding ABC transporter permease subunit, translating to MKLRKTLRIARWEVSKNVGQLDRRTVAVGLVVLLAVGALTPLVASEGVTLNDGIYRVGVSSDSPYHDVVTNDPTFVAVAPRDEGSDVLVCAESTPNCASGQIRADATDKGTAALSEFRKSVSRYNDRLMADESDTAAAFPVSVSVRYEEQSGLQVGGSGGPETRTTRAGEKRLGGSSGGGDGSSGDGGSGTSSAGSGAGGESGDANDGALGAPSVGGGGGSLFGGNARGGTPADIAPPFPFESLVLAFAFVLPMNFVIQAYASTILDERVNERGELLLVSPVSRGDIIAGKTLPYFAGMVAIASVTAVGIAVLTPAADGALSVASTAAKSVSAVVPIALLFLSSAFVGGMFARSFKELTFVTVTLSVFLTSYAFVPAIFTNVHPVAAISPLTLVVKALRGTAFSLGEYAFSTGPLYLSAGALFALGAGVYREEDMFTQRPVPLKFLDALDGQISGRRSIAKVSALSIPFVFVGELLVVALLFALPLSLSMPVLLVAIALVEEVAKSVHVYAGFAHSRFERTFRSAAILGFLSGLGFFLGEKATAVAQLVGLPNLDLGRAAFGTVTGLGIETSPLALVALFLTPLALHTVTATMTAAGATRDRNWYAGTLVAATLLHAVYNLTVVSILG from the coding sequence GTGAAGTTGCGCAAGACCCTCCGCATCGCGCGCTGGGAAGTCTCGAAGAACGTCGGGCAACTCGACCGCCGGACGGTCGCGGTCGGTCTCGTCGTCCTCCTCGCAGTGGGCGCGCTCACCCCGCTGGTCGCCAGCGAGGGCGTCACCCTGAACGACGGCATCTACCGCGTCGGCGTCTCGTCGGACAGTCCGTACCACGACGTGGTGACGAACGACCCGACCTTCGTCGCGGTCGCGCCGAGGGACGAGGGGTCGGACGTGCTGGTCTGCGCCGAGTCCACGCCGAACTGCGCCTCCGGCCAGATTCGGGCCGACGCGACCGACAAGGGTACCGCCGCCCTCTCGGAGTTCCGGAAGTCGGTCTCGCGGTACAACGACCGCCTGATGGCCGACGAATCGGACACGGCCGCCGCGTTTCCGGTCTCGGTCTCGGTCCGCTACGAGGAGCAGAGCGGTCTCCAAGTCGGCGGGTCGGGCGGCCCGGAGACCCGGACGACCCGCGCTGGCGAGAAGCGCCTCGGCGGTAGCTCGGGCGGCGGTGACGGTTCCAGCGGCGACGGCGGGTCCGGGACCTCCTCGGCGGGGTCGGGTGCGGGTGGGGAGAGCGGAGACGCGAACGACGGTGCCCTCGGCGCGCCCTCGGTCGGTGGCGGCGGCGGGTCGCTGTTCGGGGGCAACGCCCGAGGAGGCACCCCCGCGGACATCGCGCCGCCGTTCCCCTTCGAGTCGCTGGTGTTGGCGTTCGCGTTCGTCCTGCCGATGAACTTCGTGATTCAGGCCTACGCCTCCACGATTCTGGACGAGCGCGTCAACGAGCGCGGCGAACTCCTGTTGGTCTCGCCGGTCTCGCGCGGCGACATCATCGCGGGCAAGACCCTGCCGTACTTCGCGGGGATGGTCGCCATCGCCTCGGTCACGGCGGTCGGCATCGCGGTCCTGACCCCTGCGGCCGACGGCGCGCTGTCGGTCGCCTCCACCGCGGCGAAGTCGGTCTCGGCGGTGGTCCCCATCGCCTTGCTGTTCCTCTCGTCGGCGTTCGTCGGCGGGATGTTCGCCCGGTCGTTCAAGGAGTTGACCTTCGTCACGGTCACGCTCTCGGTGTTCCTAACCTCCTACGCGTTCGTCCCCGCCATCTTCACCAACGTTCATCCGGTCGCGGCGATTTCGCCGCTGACGCTCGTCGTGAAGGCCCTCCGCGGGACCGCCTTCTCGCTCGGCGAGTACGCCTTCTCGACGGGACCGCTCTACCTCTCTGCTGGCGCGCTGTTCGCGCTCGGCGCGGGCGTCTACCGCGAGGAGGACATGTTCACCCAGCGGCCGGTCCCGCTGAAGTTCCTCGACGCGCTCGACGGACAGATTTCGGGGCGGCGCTCCATCGCGAAGGTCAGCGCGCTCTCGATTCCGTTCGTCTTCGTCGGCGAGTTGCTGGTGGTCGCGCTCCTGTTCGCGCTCCCGCTCTCGCTGTCGATGCCGGTCCTGCTGGTCGCCATCGCGTTGGTCGAGGAGGTCGCCAAGTCGGTCCACGTCTACGCCGGGTTCGCCCACTCCCGGTTCGAGCGGACGTTCCGGTCGGCCGCGATTCTGGGGTTCCTCTCGGGACTGGGCTTCTTCCTCGGCGAGAAGGCGACCGCGGTCGCCCAGTTGGTCGGGTTGCCGAACTTGGACCTCGGCCGCGCCGCCTTCGGCACCGTGACGGGCTTGGGCATCGAGACCTCGCCGCTGGCGCTGGTCGCGCTGTTCCTCACGCCGCTGGCGCTCCACACCGTCACGGCGACGATGACCGCCGCCGGAGCGACCAGAGACCGCAACTGGTACGCCGGGACGCTGGTCGCGGCGACGCTCCTTCACGCGGTCTACAACCTAACGGTGGTGAGTATCCTTGGGTAA
- a CDS encoding ABC transporter ATP-binding protein — MIEVENLRKEYGGFTAVEGSSFSVPEGEVFGVIGPNGAGKTTTLKMLSGLVEPTSGSATVAGYDAQDPEMRTRLGFLPEESPLYEDMTAVSYLRFFADLYDVPSEAAESRIHDTLDRLELDHRDRKIGDMSKGMTRKVAIARSLVNDPDVLIYDEPASGLDPLTTNYIIEFTRELAESGKTVVFSAHNLFHVESICDRVAVMNDGRIVARGSVETIREEHGRTEYRVYTTVEVPDAVTENGRFRRTVESMDAVEETRELAEQAGGEVADIETHTPSLEDIFLDLADDSPDVEGRP; from the coding sequence ATGATAGAAGTCGAGAATCTGCGGAAGGAGTACGGCGGATTCACCGCCGTCGAGGGCAGTAGCTTCTCGGTTCCCGAGGGCGAGGTGTTCGGCGTCATCGGCCCCAACGGCGCGGGCAAGACCACGACGCTGAAGATGCTCTCCGGACTGGTCGAACCGACTTCGGGGTCGGCCACCGTGGCTGGCTACGACGCCCAAGACCCCGAGATGCGAACGCGCCTCGGTTTCCTCCCCGAGGAGTCGCCCCTCTACGAGGACATGACCGCCGTCTCCTACCTGCGGTTCTTCGCGGACCTCTACGACGTGCCGAGCGAGGCGGCCGAGTCGCGCATCCACGACACCTTGGACCGCCTCGAACTCGACCACCGCGACCGCAAAATCGGCGACATGTCGAAGGGGATGACCCGGAAGGTCGCCATCGCGCGCTCGCTGGTCAACGACCCCGACGTGCTGATATACGACGAACCCGCGAGCGGACTCGACCCCCTCACCACGAACTACATCATCGAGTTCACCCGCGAGTTGGCCGAGTCGGGCAAGACGGTCGTGTTCAGCGCGCACAACCTCTTTCACGTCGAGAGCATCTGCGACCGCGTGGCGGTGATGAACGACGGCCGCATCGTCGCCCGCGGGAGCGTCGAGACCATCCGCGAGGAACACGGCCGGACCGAGTACCGCGTCTACACGACCGTCGAGGTCCCCGACGCCGTGACGGAGAACGGCCGCTTCCGGCGCACCGTCGAGAGCATGGACGCCGTCGAGGAGACCCGCGAACTCGCCGAACAGGCTGGCGGCGAGGTCGCCGACATCGAGACCCACACCCCGAGCCTCGAAGACATCTTCCTCGACCTCGCCGACGACTCCCCCGACGTGGAGGGCCGACCGTGA
- a CDS encoding acyl-CoA thioester hydrolase/BAAT C-terminal domain-containing protein, which translates to MTWNRRDLLSAAATAGTAAFAGCSGGGRDGREETTTPDETGTPQLRVPDRTLVGRPAEVRLAGFPPKTEVAFDASATDSRGVEFAASWSLRTDDEGAASLAGRVSSKPTGAAGSSDWTAMGRGFESPDDPAVEMLLGRVSPREGASPTPSHFLLGEEGAVDVTLTASVGGERRASATTTRVATDAEVSRQRVEESDLVAWLYEPPDAGSGRESDDESRSDDPTPAVVTLHGSHALVPHALSRTLASHGYATLALQYAGAEGLPESVADVPVEYFRRATHWLTDRGGVADERVGYVGISRGVEAALLAGAQFEGRTAVVGFSGGGVFGPSVNATATAYTDWASAWTEEGEPLADAAAVRTVFSAARDAGDECETVACVPEKVAEWVGESVQERAVIPAEEVDGPILLLAGTDDATWPAGALSSLAIDRLNRRGHDAPYRLRAYDGAGHVFGLPYRDYTGEATGPQYGGSPSANAAAAANSWPVVLRYLRAGLRE; encoded by the coding sequence ATGACGTGGAATCGCCGCGACCTGCTCTCGGCGGCCGCGACCGCCGGAACCGCGGCGTTCGCGGGGTGTTCCGGCGGCGGGCGCGACGGCCGCGAGGAGACCACCACTCCCGACGAGACCGGAACGCCGCAACTCCGAGTGCCCGACCGCACGCTCGTCGGCCGACCCGCCGAGGTCCGACTCGCCGGATTCCCCCCGAAAACCGAGGTCGCGTTCGACGCGAGCGCGACCGACTCGCGGGGCGTCGAATTCGCGGCCTCGTGGTCGCTCCGGACCGACGACGAGGGCGCGGCGTCGCTCGCCGGGCGGGTCTCCTCGAAGCCGACCGGCGCGGCCGGGTCGAGCGACTGGACCGCGATGGGACGTGGGTTCGAGTCGCCCGACGACCCGGCCGTCGAGATGCTCCTCGGGCGAGTCTCGCCGCGGGAGGGCGCGTCGCCGACGCCGAGTCACTTTCTCCTCGGCGAGGAGGGCGCAGTGGACGTGACGCTCACCGCGAGCGTCGGGGGCGAGCGCCGGGCCTCGGCGACCACCACCCGCGTCGCCACCGACGCGGAGGTGTCGCGCCAGCGGGTCGAGGAGTCGGACCTCGTGGCGTGGCTCTACGAACCCCCGGATGCGGGGTCGGGCCGGGAGAGCGACGACGAGTCCCGGAGCGACGACCCGACCCCGGCCGTCGTCACGCTCCACGGCTCGCACGCGCTGGTGCCCCACGCGCTGAGTCGGACGCTGGCGAGTCACGGCTACGCCACGCTCGCGCTCCAGTACGCCGGGGCCGAGGGGTTGCCGGAGTCGGTCGCGGACGTGCCGGTCGAGTACTTCCGGCGCGCGACGCACTGGCTGACCGACCGCGGGGGCGTCGCCGACGAGCGCGTCGGCTACGTCGGTATCTCGCGGGGCGTCGAAGCGGCGTTGCTGGCGGGCGCGCAGTTCGAGGGCCGGACGGCGGTCGTCGGCTTCAGCGGCGGAGGCGTCTTCGGGCCGAGCGTGAACGCCACTGCGACCGCCTACACCGACTGGGCTTCGGCGTGGACCGAGGAGGGCGAACCCCTCGCGGACGCCGCGGCGGTCCGGACCGTCTTCTCCGCGGCGCGCGACGCCGGAGACGAGTGCGAGACGGTCGCCTGCGTCCCCGAGAAAGTGGCGGAGTGGGTCGGCGAGTCGGTGCAGGAGCGCGCCGTGATTCCGGCCGAGGAGGTCGACGGACCGATTCTCCTGCTCGCTGGGACCGACGACGCGACGTGGCCCGCCGGGGCGCTGTCGTCGCTGGCCATCGACCGACTGAACCGGCGCGGCCACGACGCGCCGTACCGACTCCGCGCCTACGATGGCGCGGGCCACGTCTTCGGCCTGCCGTACCGCGACTACACCGGCGAGGCGACGGGACCGCAGTACGGCGGGTCGCCCTCGGCGAACGCGGCCGCGGCGGCGAACTCGTGGCCGGTGGTGCTTCGGTATCTCCGGGCGGGACTGCGGGAGTAG